GTTCCGACTCGGTGATTGTGCCGCCCTCGGCGCAGCCGGGGGATCCCCCTTTCATTTCGCTTGATGAAGCGGCGGCGAAATTTCAATCCAAGAATGTTGTCTTTATCGATGCCCGCGATACGGCCGATTTCAAGCTGGGGCGGATCAGGGGGGCGCATAACCTTCCTTATGACTATTATGAAGATTTCTGGACGAGTGTGATGAAAGATATTCCCAGCGACAGGGAGATCGTGATTTATTGTTCCGGTGATGAATGCGAACTTTCGCTTTTTCTCGGTCGGGAGCTGGCCGCCCGGGGATATGATAAGGTATTTATTTTTTACGGCGGTTGGAGAGAGTGGGCGAAAGCCAAGCTGCCGGTGGAGGGAATGGGATAATATGTCGGACTGGAATAAGTTTCTGCATAATGATTATCTCAATTTGCTGGTCAGGATCGCAGTGGGGGCGATTTTTATCTATGCGTCTTTCGATA
The Candidatus Zixiibacteriota bacterium genome window above contains:
- a CDS encoding rhodanese-like domain-containing protein; translated protein: MSTRIKQAVLLVVISVILAVVVNLVSARRIPFHGEWPSISGSDSVIVPPSAQPGDPPFISLDEAAAKFQSKNVVFIDARDTADFKLGRIRGAHNLPYDYYEDFWTSVMKDIPSDREIVIYCSGDECELSLFLGRELAARGYDKVFIFYGGWREWAKAKLPVEGMG